Below is a genomic region from Pleuronectes platessa chromosome 18, fPlePla1.1, whole genome shotgun sequence.
GTGCAGACAACATCCCCGGCCGTCATCGTCTGAAAGAGAGAGGCAACAAAAGGACAGTTGAACCTATTTGAATATTATGCTTCATTAAATATCAAGATAAACAGaaatattattcatattatcaAGATGACACTTGTTTTgccatttttgtattaattctcTGCAGAGCTTTTGCAAAAGCTAATTGGTAAACAACAGCCTGAGAATGTATTGGCACAATAGCGGCCCGGTTAAGGTCAAGGTTTGCATTTCTCCAAACTTTTGTGAACTTTTGTACAGCTATTCATGAACCACAGATGAATCATACACCGACTTTATTGATGCCCTGACGTTTTGATTTATTGGAGTTAATATATGTAATTATAGCAGCGAGCATGACTGCAGACTTGGCCTAATAACATTGTAAACTAATCTTAATTAGTGATATGTGATATGATGATAAGTgtttgcatatcactttttacttcactttttacatcttttatcttttatatatttttattcagaaatgtttatgtcaaaataaatgttactttgtatagatattggaaaaaagtgagtaaataagaagtaaacagtgagtaaatatatactggttttctatttttcattgctttcctatgtatgttgtatttattgcgtttttatgttattgcgtttttatgtttctatgttaattgtaagcaccaattaccagagcaaattccttgtaggtgtaaacctacttggcaataaaatacttctgattctgattctgattctgattactAGCTTTTAAATCTGGATAAAGTCATGTTTATACAAATGTTGACTCTGAAGCTCTCAGACACTGATTCTTGTTTGACTGCTTGGTCGCTGCACACAAATGATTACCAGTATCAGCTCTCCGTCATTGGTCAGCTCTCGGGTCCACGCCGTCTTGGGCCCGTCACCTTTCTGTAAAGTCTGTTCGCAGCTGATCTTGCTTTCTGTTTCCCACTTGGGAAAACTCTGCAGGGAGAATAATAACACCTGACCTCATTCATGTGCATTGGACACAGATGTGATGGAAAAAAACTTTCATAACCACACCTCAGAACATTTCTACCGTCTCTCAGGAAGCAATGCACTTCACCACTAACTCAGCATAAAGATATGAAGAACAGATCCATGCACTATCACCAACAACCACTCTTATTATTCCCATATGTTCGTCTGTGCAGAGCCGTTGCTGGTAATTACCTTGACCAAATTCTGGTATGCATGTATTGACATTATACAGGAAGTGAAAGGGCTGCGTACCGTGCAGGGACGTCCGTCCACTGTGGCCTCATTGAAGGACTGGCCCACGGTGAAGGAGACATGGGTGGTGCGGACGCTGGTGGAGGTCTTGATGGACAGACTCTCGCCCTGCTGGGTGATCTCCACCGCTGGGCTGGAGGCGGCCGCCACTGCGATCTTCCTCAGGAGCACATTCACACCTGGACACATGCAAACAGAGGAGATGTTAAACTGGCAGCTGTT
It encodes:
- the crabp2b gene encoding cellular retinoic acid-binding protein 2b isoform X2, with the translated sequence MLTEVEGVNVLLRKIAVAAASSPAVEITQQGESLSIKTSTSVRTTHVSFTVGQSFNEATVDGRPCTSFPKWETESKISCEQTLQKGDGPKTAWTRELTNDGELILTMTAGDVVCTRVYERE
- the crabp2b gene encoding cellular retinoic acid-binding protein 2b isoform X1; amino-acid sequence: MEDKVTDFSGKWKMKTSQNFEDLLRALGVNVLLRKIAVAAASSPAVEITQQGESLSIKTSTSVRTTHVSFTVGQSFNEATVDGRPCTSFPKWETESKISCEQTLQKGDGPKTAWTRELTNDGELILTMTAGDVVCTRVYERE